A window of Oryza glaberrima chromosome 2, OglaRS2, whole genome shotgun sequence genomic DNA:
ATGAGATAAATGCTGACAAAGAGGGAAGGCTTTGGTTCCATGTTGTTGGTGCAAATGGGAAAAGGAAGAAGCGTATTcaaacaagagaagaaaaaatatttattctggCAAATGATTGTTTAACTGGGGACCCTCTAGTCCATGATCTATCTCTTAACCAGGTAATTTGTTTGTCCAGTTCAAAATACCATTTGATTTTGTCACCTATTCTTTtgacttattttaatttttgcgATTTGATGCAGGAAATGAATTCAATATGCTCAAATGGATGCAGGGTTGCCAAATGCATGAGagaatattttatatacaaaaaGAATTACAAGTCTGCCATAAGTTCTATGCTCCTTGCGAAATGCTTACACCAAAAACTTTGGGAGAGTAGTCCATTTTTGCTGAAGCAATTGCCTGGAATTGGAATTGTCACAGCAAAGGTTATTAACTTTATTATCTTTATTGGGTATGTAATTATGTTTATGTATCTGCAGTCTGCATAATTAATGCTTGAGGTTATCGCTGTCATCCCAGGCACTGAAGACTGCTGGAATTGATTCTTTTGAGAGTTTGGCAACTGCTGATGCTAGGAAGATAGAATCCGTAACAGGACGAAATTATCCATTTGGAGATAGCATAAAAAGTTATTTGCCATCATTAGGCCCCAAAATTGATATAAACATAGAGGATGCTGGAAACAGACAGGGAAAATCAACAATTATTGTAACACTGACTCGCCTATCACAGGCAGTAGGATCCAGTAAACAAAATTACGCTGATATGGTACCCTCTTTAACTTTATTTTGGATCAATTGACACTCTTGAAACCTAAatttttacatgattttttGTCAGGTTGTGGGATCAGAGGAAGATAATGCGATCCTCTTTCATGAGAAAATAAAGTCAGTCGTTTTGTTCTCTCAGTTGATATCCTTTACAGTATATTACCTGTCCTTTGCTGTCTATTTCCTCTCCTGATATTTGCTTATCTGTTTTTCTTGTGGTGGTTGCTGCACCATTTCTAATTCTTCTGTGAAGGACTCAAGAATTTTCCAGGTAATATTTCTGTTGTTATTTCAGTTAATGCTTCAATCCTTCTATAGAAAGTTAAAAGTAAATGATCTTTGATTGAGCCGTTAAAAATAATGagaaaaagaaacagatttgtcatcagattcgtagtactaggaagtgtcacatccctccaaaatcccttatattatgggacagagggagtatttagctGCATTCTCAGCTCAGACGTCTAAGTTGGAGCTCAGCTGTTCACAAATACTCTTAACTGGCTAATTTGAAAATTGCAGTCCATACTCTGTCAAACTGTATGTCCCATGCCCCCCAAATGCCAGGGCTACTCTGAAGGTTGACGTCATTTTTGAAGAATATGGTAATATTACCATTGGGGAACTATAGATCAAAAAATGAAATTTTCATCTATAATGTGTACGATTTTATGCTGACATAGTTTATATCTTTAATTTTATGTTCAAGTTGGTCTTGATATCCACAAGAAGCATGTGGTCAGCAGGGAAGATTTTCATGTGACCAAAGTGTTTGGGATTAAAAAGGCAGAACCCTTGTACAATCTGCCTGCAGAGAGCTGTTTGGTTAGCTCTAAAACAACTCGGACAAATCAATCTAAGTATCATAATGGACAGAACCCACTTTCTAAAGAGGTATGTGTTATAGAAGATGATTTTAGGGCCAAAGCTCCAGACAAAGCTGATAATGATCTGGAAATTCTGGGAACAAGAGAGTACAACAACTTAGCTTCACTGTAAGTGCTTAACCTTCTCTACATTGCCAAGGATTCCATAATCAGTGCAGAGAAAATAGAACACCTATCCGGTGGCTATCATTCTACACAcagactatttttttatttaattttctgCAAGGATTGCAATATGTCACCACAGAATTGCAATAGATCACAGCTATTAGTGAAATTTCTAACATGTATTCGTCATCCTTGTaattatttctttatttatAACCATTTTCTCCGAAATTTCTCTACTATCTGAATATAGAATATAGCGTTCTAACTTCTAAGGTGATATTTTGATGACTACAGGGAGGCCCCAAGCTTTACTCTACTGCATGAAGAAGATTATGAAGGTAACACAATTCTATATGACACTATGCACATCTATTGTGTTTCATTTGTGCTCTTGCATGAAAATCTGTGTTATCATGTTCAGATGTTCCAGATGTATTGGCTTCTGAACCAGTAGAGGCAGAATGCAAAAGTGCCACCAACAACACAATTTTTGATCACATACGCAAGAAATCCAGAGATTTCCCCAATCTAATGTTGTCGAAATCCATGGATAGTTCTTATGAACCTTTGATACTGAAGAAAATGAAGACATCGGGCGATCAGTTTGGACTAGATCAGAGCAGTCTGCATGCATATGAAGTCACGCCTATGGTCTTTGATCGTACTGAGGCTAGAGTCTCTCCAACCAATACAGATGAGAGGTGCCGCAACATCCTGACCAGAACTGCAGAAACTAGATCCTTTCAGTTTACGGGCAAAATGGACAGTATATCTCAGAAGAGCGAGATCCTGAACAGAACTCAAGGCAAAAACTCTACTCAACTTGCGGGTAAAAAAGCATTTGAAAAGAGCAAGACCCCAGATGAGAATTCACTTCACTTTGTAGGTAAAAGGGACAGCTCGTCTGAGAAAAGCAAGGCTCTAAGCAAGACTCCAGATGAGAATTCTCTTCAGTTTTTAGGTAAAATGGACAACTCATCTGAGAAGAGCAAATTCTGCTTCAGCAGTCCTCTTGCAGATTTCCAGCCTATGCAATGTACAAAGCAAGTTGCAGCCTCAGTCCAACCTCTCACGATTCAGGATTATTGCAAGGATATTTTGGCGAGTGCAAAGAGCAGTGGGACTGGCGCATCTTTTCTTGACGTTAAGAGTGTCTTCTCATTTCTCTGACCCACAGTGGCGATCTTGTGCAGCATACCTTAAAATGCCCGAATATGTATTGTAATATGCCAGATGCTTAGCGAAAAATCTTCCCGAGACTAAGGTTTCAGCTTCGCATAAATATGTTCAGCGCTTCAAATGCCTTTCTATATGTAATGCATAGTGCTTTCACTCGATGTGTTTAGTAAATCTTGCCCTCTATATTTTCCTCCAGTATCCAGTACTCCCACGGAACAAAATGGGTAATGGAGAAAAAATAAGTACATATGCCTATGTGTGGTACATGTACAAGCTGTTATTAGCTGCACAAACTATGAAGTTTTCCATCGGGTGCCAAGCTAAATGTGTCACCTTTGATGTCATGTTACATTTAGTGTCCTCCCGGCCGTCAGATCTTGGTCCATCTTGACCTGCAGGGGAAGAGAATTTGCAGAGCACACGCTAAAAGCTTCAGTTCTAAAGTAGAGGCGTCACTGAAAGAATGCACAAAGACACATTAAAAGAATAACTTGATGAATTATTCGAACCTTTTCTCTGGATTCCGCGAGCAAAATTGCTGAGCAACCCTTGACTCTTTGCAGAGGGGAATGATTGTATCCTGAATTCTTCACCGTATTAGATCAGTTCTTGCTAAATTTAAGTCATTTGGCAGCGTCAAAGCGACAGTAAAAGAACAAAGCTAAGTACCTGTAAGGGTTCGTGCTAGCTTCCAAGGTAGTTCCGTTGGGATTTGCAGCAGCACGAGAGAAAACTTTGAATGTATTGCTGAACACAAAGAACCACGAGATGGATAAGGATGGGCACTGACAATACAGCCTATACTCCAGATATGAGGTTGATGTGTTGCAGCAGTAGAAACCTGTAAGATCCAGTGGCGAAGTAGTCCCCGCCCTTGCTGGAGCAGCAGCTGAACCTGTCGAAAATGCAGTCGTTGTTGTACAGCTCCGACAGCTGCAAAAGAATTCTTAACTTCTTGTGGTGTTGTGTTCTGACTGACACAACTGACCGCGCGATTTAAGACAGTGAAATGCTTCTGTGCTGGATAAATGATGTACCTTAGGACGAAGGAACTCATGCACCTTGTAAGTTGCAACAGGGGAGCTCTCCACGCGCAAGTCCCAGAGCTGCAAATGGCGAAGTTAACTGAAGTTATTCAGGAACACTGAAGGTTTCAGTATCCAACCATCCATATGACACGCTGCCTGTACACTTGGACCTATTTAGAAGGGGAAGCCGTGTCAAGTGGAATTCAGAATACCTTCAGATTCATGTAGTCACGAGTTAGCAGATACTTCCCATCTCCGGTGAACTTCACATCCGAGATGCAAGAGATGATCTCGGTGAAGAGAGTCCTAGGCTGCACGCTGTTCCCACGATCCTGGAATCTGAAAAACAGTAACGAACCATCTTGCATTttcagagggaaaaaaaagaaaggtacAACATCAGCAAATTAATTAGCCAGCCTCTTACATTCTGACGTTACGGTCGCACAGCGCCGACTGCCGCAGGTCGACCAGCCGGACGAAGCCCCTCGAGCTGCCGAAGGCGAGGAGGCTGCACGACGACGGGTGGAACTCTGCCGAAGTGATCACCTctgatcgaaaaaaaaaaaagcaacagcTAGTGTTCAACCCTTCTGTTTCGCAGTTCATTCTTGAGTCCTTTTTATTATGCAGTTATATGCAAACTGTTTTTGAGCAACAAATGAAACTAAATCACCTACGAGATCCTCCATGTCCGCGGGCTTCATGTCCACGATGTTGAAGCACTGGTCCGTCACCTCCAGGTGCCACAGGTTGATCCTGAGGTCGTCGACCGACACGAACGTCTCCCCGTCACTGCACGCATGAAAAGAGAATAAATCTACATTATGACCTCGTCAATTCTCAGAGTTCAGACAGAATGGCATGACACAGGTTGTAAACTTGTACTGTATAATAGCTGGATCAACCTACCAGTTGTTCGAAATGGAGTTGATGTTGTACACATGAGCACGGGAGAACACTCTCCGGCACTTTGCAGAGTATCCTTCTCCAACCTCACCTGCCTGATCGCACAATGTTACAAAAGGCACAATTCAAACGAGTTCAACCGAAGATTCAAGATTCCAATGCTGCAGATAGAAGAACATTACCTTTTCAGAATGTTCGGCAGAATCCGGGGACAAATAGTTCCTAGCTTTCTTGCTCGCCCACTCGTAATAATACCCATTTCTCACGCTCGAATCACCCTCCCCGAGCAGCGCGATCTCGGACAGCGACGCCGGAGTCGGagtgctccgccgccgccgtggctggCCGTTCCCTTTCCTCGACCTGTGTTCGGAGACCTGCCTTGAAGCTATAAAATCATTACATTCTAGTAGCTACTACTCCTACATAAAAGAAGAGCTCGAACTATCAACAAGCTGATGATCTCAAAGCCGTGTTCGATCGCTACATTTACCTTCCAGAGCTTGACGGTGCGGTCGTTGGTGGCAAGCATGCACAGCGACGATCTGTTCGGCCGCGCGCACCATCTCAGCTTCTTCACCTTCTCGCAGATCTCCAAGTTGTGCAGAACGTCGAACTGTGTACTGCCTACTGATCAGTAAGAGTGTACTACGATTTGCAAATGTCGTAAGCCGTCTCGATCGGTGGGTGACTCGCTCACCTCCTGCTCGTGGCTCTGGAACTCCGCCATGTAGGCgtacgccggcggcgccgccgcggcgtagTCCGTGCGCTCCAGCTCGGCGCGagactccggcggcggcggctgctcctgCGGGGTACAAGAATCGCGCGCCGGGTCAACCGCTCAGCTCGTGCTGCAGGGAACCATACTGGAATAGCTATTAGCTTTGAGATATATTGCTGTAATTTACGTGGCTCTCGTCGTCGATTCTTCGGAAGAGGATGACGCGCCCGGCGTGGTCGCTGGCGGCCAGGTGCTCGCCCCGGCCGTCGAACTCGATTGCCGAGATCGTATCACCTGCAAAAGAACCGGATTATTATCCTCGCTCAGACGAGAGGCCAAAATCCCTGATGGCGTTCGACATAGCGTGAGAGTTACTCGTACCGTCATCTTGGAGCGTGCCGTTGTCGTggccttcgccggcggcggcggcgagcggcagttCGCCGAGCACCTGGGAGAACTTCCAGCTGGGAAGCTGGGACGGCGGCGCCTGAGCTTCCCGGGCGCCGGaagggaaaggggaggaggagacgggggaGGGAGCTATGGAGGTcaggctcctcctcctcctgccggtGTTGCTCATCGCCGCGACACGCGAGGAGCTCCGTCGTCGCAACGTATCATGTGTGGGCGTCGGCGCGTCGCGCTGTTCGGCGCGGCCAGGCAAGAGTCAAGTCTATCACCTCATCTTTTGTTCGTTTTTTTGGTTCATTTCTTGGCGATTATCAGAGGCGGCCTCGGAGCCACACGCCTCGTCGTTGTGGGACCTGGTGGCAGAAAACGCCACAATTTTGCGTCCAGTTCTGTACTTCTGTATGTACAATTCACACTTCGCACCTCACAACAATGAATGAAATGAAGATATGCCAAGAAGCTGCTGCTCAGAGATTCTCATGGTTGAAGTAACTGTATTAAAGAATGAAATGAATTATATATGGGATTACGAGTGGAGAGAAATATGAATGCTACTGTTACGGTTAGTTTCAACGATGAAAAAGAAACAGCGTGGCAAAAATACAAGTGTACAACTGCTGCAAAAGAGATTCAGATACCAAGTGATGCGTAATATTTGGGCGTTTGTGAGTTGCAGGGCAAAACTACTAACGACAGCCacacaaaattttggtaccaCTCTGACAGAAGTCGAGGGAGCCGCAGTATTATTTCTCATGTTCCTCAAGTCGATGAATTAGCTGGTACACATTTACAAGCGTCTATTTCTGTAGGCCTATAGAGAAGACATTAGCCCCATCAAAATGGCTACTAATCTAGCAATGAGAAGACCGGAATTCCCTTTGCATTGAAACTAGAGCATTTCACAAGTAGTTCTTCTCCGACCTCAAAATCCTTGTGTCCATTTTCCTGCAAAAGTTTCCAATGTCAGTGCCAATGAAATTAAAATACATAAATAATGATACTGCATTGTTATGTTTAGCTAAGTTTTTGTTATTGAGGGCAATGGATCCATCCGATCTGATATTGCATTGTCATGTTCAATACTGCAAATATGGAAACATAATTTCTTTCCTAACTATCAAAGATCTTATATGTATGCGATAGTCATATAGCAGTTCTTTTTCAtataataaaaggaaaaaaaggacaaGCAATGTGATATTAATATTGCAAATCCCGAAGCAAATTAACTTTCTCACTAGAGTTTGGGTATGAAATTACCGCAAATTTATGCATTCCACGAACTCCATCACTCAACTCAAGTACTAATCCATAGGCTCGTATCTGGTAGACCTTTGCTGTAACTACGTCACCCAGCTTCATAGACCCAGACCTGAAGTTTGAGGGACTAGAATAGTTCGTGATGttacttttattttgttctggAATGACATCCAGCACATCATTTGAAGAGTCagctttttctttcttatttttcttgGCCGTTGATGCACCTGAAGTTTTCTTAGCACTAGCTCTCTTAACTTCCTGCCGTTCGCTGGCTGGTTTAGATGGCTTAGGAGATGACTTTGCAACCTTTGGGCGTTTCTTCTTAGGATCATCTGTAACATCTTGCGCATCACATTCAGCAGCACTTCGAATTATAACTGCAGGAGTAGAACACCCAGGTGTATCCTCAATCATGTTGTCTTCGTCTTTGCTGATGGATGGTTCAGCATTAGCATCCTTGCTACGCATGTTCTCTACAACCGTCCAGCCAACAACTTCTTGACTTGGTAAAGGATCAGTATGCTTGCTTGCTAAGTCCTTCTTTTCATGGGCATGGGGCAGGGTAGCTTTAAGAGAAAGTTTAATGTTACCCCTCAAGTCCTGTCCAATGCATGTCAATGAGAGCACTTGGCCAACAGATACAACATCGGAGACCTTAGACACCTGCAGGTAGAAGGGAAATAAAATGAGCactaaatacatatataataaatacaACTGATTAAAAGCTGGTTGATCAGCATTTTAGCCAGTATGAATGCAATGAACTAATGGATCACTTATACTGTGAAACGTGATTGAACCTCTTCTTGTTGCTTAAGTGTGTTTGGTTAGAACAATAGTCTCATATCACATGGGTGACTCCATGAGATTGCTCTATGTTTCCTATGGCATAATCTCATTGGCCATCATCTACTGTAAGGTGGATGATGGATCAGCACTCATCCATGGAACTATTCCTCACATCCTCTATCATGACTACAACAATGTGGAGGGGGAAGATGATGATAATGACCATTCATGGTTCTCATTCCTCAAACCATGAATAAATCAAGAATGATAAGTTTGGAGCTAAGAATCAAATGACCCTAGAACATCAATTCCTCAAACCCAACAACCCTttaacaaaccaaaaaaaagtgTATAGGAACTTTTCTCATCAATAACATTGGTATCATGTTCAGTTGGAACTGTAATCATGTACTGGCATAAATTTGAACAAGATTAGCATAGTAAATAAAACACATGATAATAGACAGTATGTTCCATATATTAATATTACAGagttttaagagaaaaataccTTTTCATGTGACAACTCAGAAATATGAAGTAGACCTTGCTGTCCACCATTGAATTCCACAAAAGCACCGTACTCCTTTATTGAGGAAACAACACCTTTGTACGTTCTGCCAACTTCAATTTCACGACCCACAAGAAATTCTACCTGTAATGGGGTAGAAAAGTTAGAATGGTCTGGGGTTCTTCCTCCCAGGCACTTTGTGTTGTACTCACATTTCAAATTTTATAGAACAGAAGATCATGTATAAAGTGCAAGCAAAGATCACAGACCCTTTCATAAGCAGAATGTATCATAATTGGTTTAAATAGCATATTGTTGTATTGTTGATACATACCTTCTCGACAGCCTTATCCATAATTGGTTGGGTTTTTGCTACAATAGTGACTGTACCATCACTAACAGATACCCGTGCACCTTGAGAGTATGGAAGATAAGAGTTAAAAACTCAGTTGATTGAGAAAAATGTGAATAAAACAGAGTGCATTGTATGTTCATGCATTCAAATATACAGGTTATCAAATATAAATTAGTGATGAAACATCATTTTTAACCTCAAGAGGAACTCCATTCTCACACACGTGTAAATTTAGAACCTACATAAGCGAGGTCTAGAATAgagaaataaaatatgaatgCGGTGTAGCAAAATGAAACTCTACCAATATTTTATATTCATATTGTTGTGTAAACAAAACAAACTCCTGAAGTTTTGAAAGATACAAACTTGCAACCATTCGATGCTAAATTAAGTGACATTTTGACCCTTACATATGTCCATGGGCTATTCTTTATGAAGTTCTGATCCTTAAATATATCCATATGATATTCTTTCATCAAatcaatgttaaaaaaaaacaaacaggtGCAGTTAGGCTCTGAAAAACACTCTTTTCAAACACTGAAACACCAAGTCATCACCAATCTGCATAAATTTATGACTTTATGGTACAACAGACAATAGCCAGGATTTCCACTACGTTGATCTATCACTCTAGTGAAATGGCATGTATCTTTACTTTTAATAAAGAGGGAGTTGGGCTACTCTACATCTATCCCCCACTCTACTTCGTTTGTAGCTACAAACATATAGGCATGTGTGCATTGTTTGTAAGATGTTTACAGAAAAAATGACATATTTGCACAAGTATATGACAATATGTAGATGTTTGATTAGCATCATCTATCATGCATGCAACATCTGGATttagtataattattttttttttgcataatatATTTTGGACTATTGTATACATGTTAAGGATTCGTTGCAACGTGCAGACATGATGCTAGTTATTTCTTGAAAGAAGTTGCACAGGGGCTTGATACCTGtttcttgctcaatttttttccTGTGGAAAAGCAGTTTCCTAAGAGAATCACTGCTGAAGCTCAGTGTAGCTGCAAATGGAGGGCAATTCTGGTGTTGATCAAGCAATGTTTGCACCAAAAAAGAACTCCTTAAAAGAACTAAACTATAAGTGCACTAACAAACCTAATCGAGGAGAGCTCCCATCATTAAAAGCACGTGCAGAACTTATTTCCTGGTCCATACGGTCAAGGATTTGATTTCGAGCTTTTCGTGCAGGTTCCAAACTTTCACATATTATGTCCAACGGTATTCCAGCAGGTTTTATATCCAGTTGAATAGCAGTAATACCTCTCCTTGTTCCTGCAATTTTGAAGTCCATATCACCCAAATGATCCTCAAGACCCTGGGAAACATCAATGACCATGTTCAGTTCAGCACCAACCAAAATATACAGTTGGATGAAAAAGGAATAGTTATTTATAAGGATTTGATGGTAGAAATGGTATGCAACTATACTTACTAAAATATCCGTTAATATGCGATAACTAGAAATATCTCCAGTTGTCTGGTCCACTTCACTGACAAGACCCACAGAAACACCAGCCACATGTTCCCTTACAGGTATTCCAGCATCCATTAAAGCCATACTTCCTGTTGCCATTCAGATGAatgaagataaaaaaagaaacattaagaAACAAATCAATGTTTAAGCACTTTAAAACTAAAAGGAGATTCACATCAATACTCAGAAGTAGATCCTAGGAACACAAAGAAGTTAACATAacctaaaaaaattcaaaaatatttttcaggtcTCTGCTAAGAGTTTCTCTGACTACTGATCTAAAACTTTATCTTCTGGACGGTAGATATTATAAAGGCAATGGAGAATGGCTAGCTTGGATATTCTATAGATGAAAAACATGGATCCTCATTCTATTACAAATGGTTCCAGTGTATAGCCTTTCAGACAAAGGCTTCTGCGAATGAGAGAATGAGAATGCATTGCGAAATTAGGGCCAATTGCTACCAGTTAAAAGTTAcatgacatttttttagaaaaataaaaaaggaaataacaGGATCTAGTTAccacatgaatacatgatgcCAATTTACACCAAaatgaaaattatattagttCATTTTAACTTTGAAGTATACTAGGCCAACAAAAGAGACAAATGATGTGTACCTCCACATACTGATGCCATTGATGTTGAACCATCAGAAGCCATGACTTCTGAATTTACCCGAACTGTATATGGAAATTCACCTTCTGGGGGGAGCACAGCGAGCAATGCTTTCTCCGCAAGCGTGCCTGCAAAGTGTTACAAAATAAATAGCTGTGCAGCTGACAACCATTTTGCTTTGCAAAATTACAATGCAAAATAAGATTGGAATGTAAGAAGCAGTATTTAAAGGAAGAGCCATCAATGACTAGTCTAGATATAAAACCTTGTCACTAGATGCCATTCAGCAAATTTCAACAGCCAAAGTATCCCAATACAGACCAAATGCTTAAGCTTTAAACCAGTCCTCCCCACCAACTGATAACCACTGCCTCTCCCGAAAAAACCAGAAGGTTGGTTCACAAAAAACCAGTTGGATCCAGTGCTTTATGCTCAATCCACACCCTCAGCTCATCTTCCAGTCGTATGGGCCCATGCAATGGGCAGGCGTGTTACTAGTTATACTAACATAACACCATTACAACCACTGCAAACTCACTGAGGTCAAGGGGGGGATGGACCCTCACTTTTGCTAAATTTCTTAAGAGAACTACTGGTTTTTGCCACCTAAATTTAAAGTCTGTTACTTGCCAAGGACTCAACTATATATTGTTCACTGGTCCTTTCTCCATTTTTCAACACACTCTCTTACTGAGTACACGTACCCATGTGAGACTATCTCATCGTAC
This region includes:
- the LOC127763170 gene encoding polyribonucleotide nucleotidyltransferase 2, mitochondrial, yielding MSMAVASLRLLARGGRRRVRFPAPLSVPGGRAAFLSGAAEEVPQADAPTPPGRKVLESFREEFEIGGRVISFETGKMARFANGSVVISMDDTHVLSTVAAAKSSEPVRDFLPLTVDYQEKQYAQGVIPTTYMRREGAPKERELLCGRIIDRPIRPLFPPGFYHEVQIMVNVISSDGKQDPDVMAANASSAALMLSDIPWNGPIGVIRVGRIDGNFVLNPTVDELGMSDLNLVYACSRDKTLMIDVQAREITERDLQAGMKLAHAEAVKCIDPQLRLAERAGKKKKEYRISLISDKSYEKIRTLSEAPIEEVFTDSTYAKFERGEALENITQSVKAKLEEECDEDSLKFLHKAVDTVRKQVIRKRIIEKGLRVDGRQLDEVRPLYCESSTYPILHGSALFSRGDTQVLCTVTLGAPGDAQRLDSIVGPPTKRFMLHYSFPPFSINEVAKRGGLNRREVGHGTLAEKALLAVLPPEGEFPYTVRVNSEVMASDGSTSMASVCGGSMALMDAGIPVREHVAGVSVGLVSEVDQTTGDISSYRILTDILGLEDHLGDMDFKIAGTRRGITAIQLDIKPAGIPLDIICESLEPARKARNQILDRMDQEISSARAFNDGSSPRLATLSFSSDSLRKLLFHRKKIEQETGARVSVSDGTVTIVAKTQPIMDKAVEKVEFLVGREIEVGRTYKGVVSSIKEYGAFVEFNGGQQGLLHISELSHEKVSKVSDVVSVGQVLSLTCIGQDLRGNIKLSLKATLPHAHEKKDLASKHTDPLPSQEVVGWTVVENMRSKDANAEPSISKDEDNMIEDTPGCSTPAVIIRSAAECDAQDVTDDPKKKRPKVAKSSPKPSKPASERQEVKRASAKKTSGASTAKKNKKEKADSSNDVLDVIPEQNKSNITNYSSPSNFRSGSMKLGDVVTAKVYQIRAYGLVLELSDGVRGMHKFAENGHKDFEVGEELLVKCSSFNAKGIPVFSLLD